A region from the Cloacibacillus sp. An23 genome encodes:
- a CDS encoding S-layer homology domain-containing protein, producing the protein MKKFMAVLAMVAVVAFAAPALAATNPFMDVPQGHWSYDAVGLLASRGIVSGYPDGAFKGAQPATRYEMASIVARALVTVDAEKASKQDMELLKKLVMEFKDELDALGVKVDSLDKRVAVLEDRLGGWKVNGQFWFDARFASNDDNGNNSYSFGDTPEKNQFGFAYARLMVTKYIDENTYFFFRARFNDGYGDLDNWFMDRFFVNMKLPGDINFRLGRIYSDWEGDAGLYHSVMGDNEGGLWKDQKYDGFNFQKSFGMLDAELLIGRNFNILDSNYGSSTYGDNNDFMEYGLKLQANFSENFYLGVQGIFFDNDGDAMVTDNTLGRQVVTDDIQQYGAYLSYSFTPAIALRGYYYWQDLGDNPVYEDSPMAWSAMLDVKQDLLKFTSLWVQYIEQDNSFIGPRAANQYPAIFNPDLNGPVGQDGTNKTWLITAEQQWGDSKWSSFLQYLTTDWDSVDYDDTDQYTIGIGYQYTPQIKFWLAYNYIDYGDGAGTGANAYKGNESVVLFRTAIDF; encoded by the coding sequence ATGAAAAAGTTTATGGCAGTATTGGCAATGGTAGCCGTCGTGGCCTTCGCCGCCCCGGCACTTGCAGCGACAAACCCGTTTATGGACGTCCCGCAGGGACACTGGTCGTATGACGCGGTAGGCCTCCTCGCCTCCCGTGGCATCGTTTCTGGCTATCCGGATGGTGCATTCAAGGGTGCCCAGCCGGCAACTCGTTATGAGATGGCGTCGATAGTGGCGCGCGCGCTCGTGACGGTGGACGCGGAAAAGGCTTCCAAGCAGGATATGGAACTCCTCAAGAAGCTCGTCATGGAATTCAAGGATGAGCTCGACGCCCTCGGCGTGAAGGTCGATTCCCTCGACAAGCGCGTCGCGGTGCTTGAGGACCGTCTCGGTGGATGGAAAGTGAACGGACAGTTCTGGTTCGACGCCCGCTTCGCGAGCAATGATGACAATGGCAATAATTCCTATTCTTTTGGAGATACTCCAGAAAAGAATCAGTTTGGTTTTGCCTATGCCCGTCTGATGGTCACGAAGTACATTGACGAAAATACGTACTTCTTCTTCCGCGCCCGCTTCAACGATGGTTACGGCGACCTTGACAACTGGTTCATGGATCGTTTCTTCGTCAACATGAAGCTGCCCGGAGACATCAACTTCCGTCTCGGTCGCATCTATAGCGACTGGGAAGGCGATGCCGGACTCTACCACAGCGTAATGGGCGATAACGAAGGTGGACTCTGGAAGGATCAGAAATACGACGGATTCAACTTCCAGAAGAGCTTCGGTATGCTCGACGCTGAACTGCTCATCGGTCGTAACTTCAATATCCTTGACAGCAATTATGGTAGCAGCACCTACGGTGATAATAATGATTTCATGGAGTATGGTCTTAAGCTTCAGGCTAACTTCAGCGAAAACTTCTATCTCGGTGTTCAGGGCATCTTCTTTGACAACGACGGCGATGCCATGGTCACGGATAACACACTGGGACGTCAGGTCGTAACCGACGACATTCAGCAGTATGGCGCGTACCTCAGCTACAGCTTCACGCCCGCGATAGCCCTCCGTGGCTACTACTATTGGCAGGATCTCGGCGACAACCCCGTCTACGAGGACAGCCCGATGGCTTGGAGCGCGATGCTCGATGTCAAACAGGATCTCCTTAAGTTTACCTCGCTGTGGGTGCAGTACATTGAGCAGGACAACTCCTTCATCGGACCGAGAGCCGCCAACCAGTATCCGGCGATATTCAACCCTGATCTTAATGGACCAGTTGGACAGGACGGCACGAACAAGACGTGGCTCATCACGGCTGAGCAGCAGTGGGGCGACAGCAAATGGAGCAGCTTCCTCCAGTACCTCACCACCGACTGGGACAGCGTTGATTACGACGACACAGACCAGTACACGATTGGTATAGGCTATCAGTACACGCCGCAGATTAAGTTCTGGCTCGCCTACAACTACATCGACTACGGTGACGGTGCTGGCACTGGTGCGAACGCTTACAAAGGTAACGAAAGCGTAGTACTCTTCCGTACCGCTATCGACTTCTAA
- the dut gene encoding dUTP diphosphatase, which produces MDVIKVKVKAADGVTPPAYATPGASGMDLRASEAAVIKAGKRGIVGTGIYIELPEGCEAQVRPRSGLALKHGVSVLNAPGTIDSDYRGEIRVILINLGEEDFAIEPGDRIAQMVFAPVAKAELEIVSELGCTERAEGGFGSTGRK; this is translated from the coding sequence ATGGACGTAATAAAAGTTAAAGTGAAAGCCGCGGACGGCGTCACGCCGCCCGCCTACGCCACGCCGGGGGCCTCCGGCATGGATCTCCGCGCGAGCGAAGCCGCAGTCATAAAAGCCGGCAAGCGGGGTATAGTGGGCACTGGGATATATATCGAACTCCCGGAGGGCTGCGAGGCGCAGGTGCGCCCGCGCAGCGGCCTCGCGCTCAAGCACGGAGTAAGCGTGCTCAACGCCCCAGGCACGATAGATTCAGACTATCGCGGCGAAATCCGCGTCATCCTGATAAACCTCGGCGAAGAGGACTTCGCGATAGAGCCAGGCGACAGGATAGCGCAGATGGTATTCGCCCCGGTCGCGAAAGCTGAACTTGAAATCGTGAGCGAACTCGGCTGCACCGAGCGCGCGGAAGGCGGCTTCGGAAGCACCGGAAGAAAATAG
- a CDS encoding polyribonucleotide nucleotidyltransferase: MKKIYELDFYGKKLSFEVGRMAKQANAAVLARHGDTVILVTTVLAEKAREGLDFFPLLVDYEERYYAAGKVPGGFIKREGRPSESAILSGRMIDRSIRSLFPEWMRHDVHVVATVMSVDQKNPANILGINGASLALAISDIPWNGPIGAVRIGCIDGKLVVNPDEKDLPNSTLDLTVAGHRGGITMVEAGAKEVSEDLLVDAMELANEAIGKIMDFIDEVVAEIGKPKAQLPAPEVIEEIDNWMRDNLTDEIYAAVQINQKQPRGAAIAAAQQKAEDFFAESYPDSSKYIASVMDEMVKKAVRRLLLVDKKRADGRAMDELRPITCEVDILPMTHGSALFTRGETQSLGVTTLGMMGTDDQVMDGLKLDEPSKRFILHYNFPPYSVGEVRPMRGPGRREIGHGALAERALRAVFPEEESFPYVVRQVSDILESNGSSSMASVCSGSLAMMAAGVPIKKAVAGIAMGLIADNGQVCILTDIQGLEDHYGDMDFKVAGTRDGVTALQMDNKAGGITREILTQALAQAKKGRYQILDIMDAVISEPRPELSPTAPKIVTFSIDPEKIRDVIGSGGKTIRGIVQQTGAKIDVEDSGKVSVAAVNEDAAAMAVKIIKDLVREVEPGETFVGTVTRMLTFGVFIEVLPGKEGLLHVSEISNYRVPSVEDAFEIGDKVLVSVKEIDDMHRVNLTRKKLLDKLDELAQEPEFSEQVLVEKAREERYSQFPKGGGERRDGGRDRDRGGRDRDRGERHERPRGGDDFEGEKQHRPARRFERERKN; encoded by the coding sequence TTGAAGAAAATCTACGAACTTGATTTCTACGGCAAAAAATTGTCGTTTGAAGTCGGACGCATGGCGAAGCAGGCCAACGCTGCGGTACTCGCGAGACACGGCGACACGGTGATACTCGTTACTACCGTGCTCGCGGAGAAGGCGCGCGAAGGGCTCGACTTCTTCCCGCTGCTCGTCGATTACGAGGAACGCTACTACGCGGCGGGCAAGGTCCCCGGCGGCTTCATCAAGCGCGAGGGCCGTCCCTCCGAATCCGCTATACTCAGCGGACGCATGATCGACCGCTCGATACGCTCCCTCTTCCCGGAATGGATGCGCCACGACGTCCATGTAGTCGCGACGGTAATGTCGGTAGACCAGAAGAATCCAGCGAACATTCTCGGCATCAACGGCGCTTCTCTCGCGCTCGCCATATCCGACATCCCGTGGAACGGCCCGATAGGCGCGGTGCGCATCGGCTGCATAGACGGCAAGCTCGTGGTCAACCCCGACGAAAAAGACCTTCCGAACAGCACGCTCGACCTCACAGTCGCGGGACACCGCGGCGGAATAACGATGGTCGAGGCCGGGGCGAAGGAAGTCTCCGAAGACCTCCTCGTAGACGCGATGGAGCTCGCGAACGAAGCGATTGGCAAGATAATGGACTTCATCGACGAAGTCGTAGCCGAGATAGGCAAGCCGAAAGCCCAGCTCCCCGCGCCCGAGGTCATAGAAGAGATCGATAACTGGATGCGCGACAACCTCACAGACGAAATATACGCGGCCGTGCAGATAAACCAGAAGCAGCCGCGCGGCGCGGCGATAGCGGCGGCCCAGCAGAAAGCCGAGGACTTCTTCGCCGAGAGCTATCCAGATTCTTCGAAATACATAGCCTCCGTAATGGACGAAATGGTAAAGAAGGCGGTGCGCCGCCTGCTCCTCGTCGATAAGAAACGCGCCGACGGACGCGCGATGGACGAGCTCCGCCCGATAACCTGCGAGGTGGACATACTGCCGATGACCCACGGCTCGGCGCTCTTCACGCGCGGCGAAACGCAGTCCCTCGGCGTCACCACCCTCGGGATGATGGGCACCGACGACCAGGTCATGGACGGCCTCAAACTCGACGAGCCGTCGAAACGCTTCATCCTTCACTACAACTTCCCGCCGTACTCCGTCGGCGAGGTGCGCCCGATGCGCGGCCCCGGACGCCGCGAAATAGGGCACGGAGCTCTTGCGGAACGCGCGCTGCGCGCGGTATTCCCCGAAGAAGAGTCGTTCCCGTACGTCGTGCGCCAGGTCTCCGACATACTTGAGTCCAACGGCTCCAGCTCCATGGCCTCGGTATGCAGCGGCAGCCTCGCCATGATGGCGGCCGGCGTCCCCATCAAAAAAGCCGTCGCGGGCATAGCGATGGGCCTTATCGCCGACAACGGCCAGGTCTGCATCCTCACCGACATCCAGGGCCTCGAGGACCACTACGGAGACATGGACTTCAAGGTCGCCGGCACGCGCGACGGCGTAACGGCGCTCCAGATGGACAACAAAGCCGGCGGCATCACGCGCGAGATACTCACGCAGGCGCTCGCCCAGGCGAAGAAAGGCCGCTACCAGATACTCGACATAATGGACGCCGTGATCTCAGAGCCGCGTCCCGAACTCTCGCCGACCGCGCCGAAAATCGTCACCTTCAGCATCGACCCTGAAAAAATACGCGACGTCATCGGCTCCGGTGGAAAGACGATACGCGGCATAGTCCAGCAGACCGGCGCGAAGATAGACGTCGAAGACAGCGGCAAAGTCAGCGTCGCGGCGGTCAACGAAGACGCCGCTGCGATGGCCGTCAAGATAATAAAAGACCTCGTCCGCGAAGTCGAGCCCGGGGAGACCTTCGTCGGCACGGTCACGCGCATGCTCACCTTCGGAGTGTTCATCGAGGTACTGCCCGGCAAAGAGGGGCTGCTCCACGTCAGCGAAATCAGCAACTACCGTGTGCCATCCGTCGAAGACGCATTCGAGATAGGCGACAAAGTGCTCGTCAGCGTCAAAGAAATAGACGACATGCACCGCGTCAACCTCACGCGCAAGAAGCTGCTCGACAAGCTCGACGAGCTTGCGCAGGAGCCTGAATTCAGCGAGCAGGTGCTCGTGGAGAAGGCGCGCGAAGAGCGTTACTCACAGTTCCCGAAAGGCGGAGGCGAGCGCCGTGACGGCGGACGCGACCGTGACAGGGGAGGCCGCGACCGCGACAGAGGCGAACGCCACGAACGCCCGCGCGGAGGCGACGACTTCGAAGGCGAAAAGCAGCACCGTCCAGCGCGCCGCTTCGAACGCGAGCGCAAAAACTGA
- the rpsO gene encoding 30S ribosomal protein S15, with protein sequence MIEKDKKQSIIEEYKTHEADTGSTEVQVAILTARIRELTEHMKVHKKDFHSRRGLLIMVGKRRRLLQYLRNKDFGRYQTLIQRLGLRH encoded by the coding sequence ATGATAGAGAAGGATAAGAAGCAGTCGATAATCGAAGAGTACAAGACCCACGAGGCGGACACCGGCTCTACCGAGGTACAGGTCGCCATCCTCACGGCGCGCATCCGCGAGCTCACCGAGCACATGAAGGTCCACAAGAAGGACTTCCACAGCCGCCGCGGTCTCCTCATCATGGTAGGAAAGCGCCGCAGGCTCCTCCAGTACCTCAGGAACAAGGACTTCGGACGCTATCAGACGCTCATCCAGCGCCTCGGACTCCGCCACTGA
- the pgsA gene encoding CDP-diacylglycerol--glycerol-3-phosphate 3-phosphatidyltransferase, translated as MPSSPWNLPNMLSLFRVILVPVILVFLTLRGQLGSFMGLNVGDLIAAAVFIVASITDAVDGYIARKRNIVTNLGKFIDPLADKILVIAVLTALVELHRFPAWMVVVIISREFIVSGLRMVAASEGVVIAASKGGKLKTVTQIIGIILLLFNIPGAMAVMWLAVVLTVWSGIEYIRNSMDLLS; from the coding sequence ATGCCGTCGTCGCCGTGGAATCTGCCCAACATGCTCAGCCTTTTCAGGGTGATACTGGTTCCCGTCATACTCGTATTCCTTACGCTCCGCGGACAGCTCGGCTCGTTCATGGGGCTGAACGTCGGAGACCTCATAGCCGCCGCCGTCTTCATAGTCGCTTCCATTACGGACGCGGTGGACGGCTATATCGCGCGCAAGCGCAACATTGTCACGAACCTCGGAAAATTCATCGACCCGCTAGCCGACAAGATACTCGTCATAGCAGTGCTTACGGCGCTGGTCGAGCTGCACCGTTTCCCGGCGTGGATGGTGGTCGTGATAATATCGCGCGAGTTCATAGTCTCCGGCCTCCGCATGGTCGCAGCCTCCGAGGGCGTAGTGATAGCGGCCTCGAAGGGCGGCAAGCTCAAGACGGTGACTCAGATAATCGGGATAATACTGCTGCTCTTCAACATCCCCGGCGCAATGGCAGTGATGTGGCTCGCCGTCGTTCTCACAGTGTGGTCCGGCATCGAGTATATACGCAACAGCATGGATCTGCTGAGCTGA
- a CDS encoding N-acetyltransferase has protein sequence MRFAVRPMAEHEYVLLEDFLYEAVFVPEGAPAPPRSIVRLPELRVYIEDFGKRRDDAALAAEADGRVIGAIWARVMDDYGHVDGETPSLAIAVLKEYRGRGAGTAMLGEMLRLLKQRNYKRVSLSVQRANYAVKMYLRAGFEVVRGEGEEYVMLRRLWPQSVRATTSPSTPCRP, from the coding sequence ATGCGCTTCGCCGTCAGGCCGATGGCTGAGCATGAATACGTGCTGCTCGAGGATTTTTTATACGAGGCCGTTTTCGTGCCCGAGGGGGCTCCAGCGCCGCCGCGTTCGATAGTGAGGCTGCCGGAGCTCCGTGTATATATCGAGGATTTCGGCAAAAGAAGGGACGACGCGGCGCTCGCCGCCGAAGCGGACGGGCGCGTCATAGGCGCGATATGGGCGCGCGTCATGGACGACTACGGTCACGTGGACGGCGAAACGCCCTCGCTCGCTATAGCGGTGCTGAAAGAATACCGCGGGCGCGGCGCCGGCACGGCCATGCTCGGCGAGATGCTCCGCCTGCTTAAACAAAGGAATTACAAGCGCGTCTCCCTCTCAGTACAAAGGGCCAACTACGCCGTGAAAATGTATCTCAGGGCCGGATTTGAAGTAGTCCGCGGCGAGGGCGAAGAATACGTGATGCTGCGCCGGCTGTGGCCGCAGTCCGTCCGCGCTACGACTTCACCTTCGACTCCGTGCCGTCCATGA
- the plsY gene encoding glycerol-3-phosphate 1-O-acyltransferase PlsY, whose amino-acid sequence MGFILCALFGYLAGSCPTGYLAVKYARGADIRSYGSGNTGATNVGRLMGKKWAVAVAVFDMLKGGLALLAASRFTSSPSLLALTGVCAVLGHNYPVWLGFKGGKGVATTFGVIAFFDFFTPWPALLGGLVWYAVMRFTKYVSVASLAGLFAAALLTFLWGMPKPYAAAALFLACLSSWRHRANIARLMDGTESKVKS is encoded by the coding sequence ATGGGCTTCATACTTTGCGCTCTCTTCGGCTACCTCGCAGGCTCGTGCCCGACCGGCTACCTCGCCGTGAAATACGCGCGCGGCGCGGACATACGGTCATACGGCTCGGGCAACACCGGCGCGACGAACGTAGGCCGCCTGATGGGGAAGAAATGGGCCGTCGCCGTCGCCGTCTTCGACATGCTCAAGGGCGGCCTCGCGCTGCTCGCGGCCTCGCGCTTTACGTCATCGCCCTCGCTGCTCGCGCTCACGGGAGTATGCGCCGTCCTCGGCCACAACTATCCCGTCTGGCTCGGCTTCAAGGGGGGCAAGGGGGTGGCTACGACTTTCGGCGTCATCGCCTTCTTCGACTTTTTCACGCCGTGGCCCGCGCTCTTGGGCGGCCTCGTCTGGTACGCCGTCATGCGTTTCACGAAATATGTCTCCGTAGCCTCGCTCGCGGGGCTCTTCGCCGCGGCCCTGCTCACCTTTTTATGGGGAATGCCGAAGCCATACGCCGCGGCCGCGCTCTTCCTCGCCTGCCTCTCGTCGTGGCGTCACCGCGCCAACATAGCGCGCCTCATGGACGGCACGGAGTCGAAGGTGAAGTCGTAG
- a CDS encoding dicarboxylate/amino acid:cation symporter, with amino-acid sequence MKFLTSLPMKLLLGVILGVAAGQAAGAGLMNVVVTVRYILGQLILFCVPLIIIGFIAPSITLLGSNASRMLGFAVAIAYISSIGAAFFSTAAGYVLIPNLSIVSNVEGLQSLPDLVFKLDIPPVMSVMSALVLSMCIGLAAAWTKAASITNALEEFQRIVLAIVSKIVIPVLPFFIAFTFCSLSYEGSITKQLPVFIQVILIVMAGHYIWMALLYGIAGIYSGKNPFDIVKNYGPAYITAVGTMSSAATLAVALRCAKKSEPPLRDDMVDFGIPLFANIHLCGSVLTEVFFVMTVSKILYGVIPPVETMVLFCLLLGIFAIAAPGVPGGTVMASLGLITGVLGFDESGTALMLTIFALQDSFGTACNVTGDGALTLMLTGYADKHGIKPHDVERIM; translated from the coding sequence ATGAAGTTTCTCACCAGCCTGCCTATGAAACTTTTGCTCGGCGTCATACTGGGCGTCGCAGCGGGACAGGCCGCGGGCGCCGGCCTGATGAACGTCGTCGTGACCGTGCGCTATATCCTCGGTCAGCTCATACTGTTCTGCGTTCCGCTCATCATCATAGGTTTCATCGCGCCGTCTATAACGCTGCTCGGCAGCAACGCCTCGCGGATGCTCGGATTCGCCGTCGCCATCGCCTACATATCGTCGATAGGCGCGGCGTTCTTCTCGACGGCGGCGGGCTACGTCCTGATACCGAACCTCTCCATCGTCTCGAACGTCGAGGGGCTTCAGTCGCTTCCAGACCTCGTCTTTAAGCTCGACATACCGCCCGTCATGTCCGTCATGAGCGCCCTCGTCTTGTCGATGTGCATCGGACTCGCGGCGGCGTGGACGAAGGCGGCCTCCATTACGAACGCGCTCGAAGAGTTCCAGCGCATCGTCCTCGCGATAGTCTCGAAGATAGTCATCCCAGTGCTGCCGTTCTTCATCGCCTTCACCTTCTGCTCTCTCTCCTACGAGGGCAGTATAACGAAGCAGCTTCCTGTGTTTATCCAGGTTATACTGATAGTCATGGCCGGCCATTATATATGGATGGCCCTGCTCTACGGAATCGCCGGAATCTATTCCGGCAAGAATCCGTTCGACATAGTAAAGAACTACGGCCCGGCCTACATCACGGCCGTCGGCACTATGTCCTCGGCCGCGACGCTCGCAGTCGCCCTGCGCTGCGCGAAGAAGTCGGAGCCGCCTCTGCGCGACGACATGGTGGACTTCGGCATCCCGCTCTTCGCCAACATCCACCTCTGCGGCTCCGTCCTTACGGAAGTCTTCTTCGTCATGACCGTCTCTAAGATTCTCTACGGCGTGATTCCGCCGGTAGAAACGATGGTGCTCTTCTGCCTGCTGCTCGGTATATTCGCGATAGCGGCTCCCGGCGTCCCCGGCGGCACAGTCATGGCGTCGCTCGGCCTCATCACCGGCGTGCTGGGCTTCGACGAATCGGGGACGGCGCTCATGCTGACGATATTCGCGCTTCAGGACAGCTTCGGCACAGCCTGCAACGTCACCGGCGACGGCGCGCTCACGCTGATGCTCACGGGCTACGCCGACAAGCACGGCATCAAGCCGCACGACGTGGAAAGGATAATGTAG